The following proteins come from a genomic window of Miscanthus floridulus cultivar M001 chromosome 2, ASM1932011v1, whole genome shotgun sequence:
- the LOC136535888 gene encoding uncharacterized protein yields MVQIKEFRIVMPMSMEEYEIGFSYTIMKMEQQNTNSKEGIEVLQQVPFEDEKLGKGQFTSKLYHLQSKIPSWMKGFASASALTVHEDSWCAFPKSRTVIKCPLFSKCSLTIDTVTRPDNGCSENVHNLTSEQLAAREVEIIDITSMPRDYWSKVIGAPNVDLTTFKSQRTERGPLLKGWMDSCVPVMTTYKLVIMDAPIWGLGERLEDCIIAGERALFLACHRLCFAWIDEWYGMTMEQIREMERQTDMLLKKTLKKPGKAGGKHEGNRRTLKDEIVAVGSCT; encoded by the exons ATGGTTCAGATCAAAGAGTT CCGGATCGTCATGCCCATGTCGATGGAAGAG TATGAAATAGGCTTCAGctacaccatcatgaagatggagcAGCAAAACACAAATAGCAAGGAGGGTATAGAGGTACTGCAGCAAGTCCCATTTGAggatgagaagcttggcaagggcCAATTCACCTCAAAACTTTATCATTTGCAAAG CAAAATTCCATCATGGATGAAGGGCTTTGCATCTGCCAGCGCTCTCACAGTGCATGAGGACTCTTGGTGTGCATTTCCAAAGAGCAGAACAG TGATCAAG TGCCCACTTTTCAGCAAGTGTTCACTCACCATTGACACTGTAACCAGACCCGACAACGGTTGCTCTGAAAAT GTGCACAATTTGACAAGTGAGCAGTTAGCCGCAAGAGAAGTTGAGATCATCGACATCACATCTATGCCACGAGACTACTGGAGTAAGGTGATCGGTGCTCCAAATGTCGATCTGACAACCTTCAAGTCACAACGAACAGAACGAGGCCCTCTTCTGAAGGGATGGATG GATTCATGCGTCCCGGTGATGACCACATACAAGCTGGTGATCATGGATGCCCCTATATGGGGCCTCGGCGAACGGCTCGAAGATTGCATCATTGCG GGGGAGAGGGCGCTGTTCTTGGCATGCCACCGCCTGTGCTTCGCGTGGATCGACGAGTGGTACGGCATGACCATGGAGCAGATCCGAGAGATGGAGCGGCAGACGGACATGCTGCTCAAGAAG ACGCTGAAAAAGCCCGGGAAGGCCGGGGGCAAGCACGAGGGCAACAGGAGGACGCTCAAAGACGAGATAGTGGCCGTGGGGAGCTGCACGTAG
- the LOC136540849 gene encoding uncharacterized protein, protein MAAAFEAAGGRKGSCFLEVGRREIGSSFPRASSRRISGSEHIVLRMSQYGKLCGHEGCVNTVSFNPAGDLLVSGSDDMNIILWDWLSKTKKLVYPSGHHENVFHARVMPFTDDSTIVTVAADGQVRVGRLKEGGEVTTKLVGEHDSRVHKMAIEPGSPYIFYSCGEDGLVQHFDLRSDSATKLFTCYSFLNDRRRVKLNSIAIDPQNPYYFSIGGSDEYVRLYDMRRFQLDDSRNINQPVDTFCPKHLIKGGKVHITSMAYSYAREILVSYNDELIYLFQQNMGLGPNPVSVEPEFFDMLDQPQEYSGHRNFRTVKGVSFFGPHDEYVVSGSDCGNVFIWRKKGGELMRMMNGDKSVVNCIEPHPHFPFMATSGIDKTVKLWTPASKKVMSLPKNAKQIIASNERGREVDASRAEVTLSSDVIMHVLRLHRRQSDLHMENEPASADLASDDDEAFYIGFGDAERNQRENSDPRECIVT, encoded by the exons atggccgccgccttcGAAGCAGCTGGTGGCCGGAAGGGTAGCTGCTTCTTGGAAGTCGGCCGCCGCGAGAtcggctcctccttcccccgcgcCTCTTCCCGCCGAATCAGCGGCTCCGAG CATATAGTGTTGCGGATGTCTCAGTATGGAAAATTGTGTGGTCACGAAGGCTGCGTTAATACCGTAAGCTTCAACCCTGCTGGTGACCTCCTTGTGTCCGGTTCAGACGACATGAACATCATACTATGGGACTGGCTTTCTAAAACTAAAAAGCTTGTTTACCCTTCCGGCCACCACGAAAATGTCTTCCATGCTCGTGTGATGCCATTTACAGATGACAGCACCATTGTAACTGTTGCTGCTGATGGCCAG GTACGAGTAGGACGACTGAAGGAGGGTGGTGAAGTCACAACGAAACTAGTTGGGGAGCATGATTCCCGGGTGCATAAGATGGCTATTGAACCAGGAAGCCCTTACATATTTTACAGTTGTGGAGAGGATGGCTTGGTACAGCAT TTTGACTTAAGAAGCGATTCAGCAACAAAGCTTTTCACCTGCTATTCTTTCTTGAATGACAGACGCCGTGTAAAACTGAATAGCATTGCCATTGACCCGCAGAACCCTTACTATTTTTCAATTGGTGGTTCTGATGAGTATGTACGGTTGTATGACATGAGGAGATTCCAGTTGGACGATTCAAGAAACATTAACCAGCCTGTAGATACCTTCTGCCCTAAGCACCTTATTAAGGGTGGGAAGGTCCACATCACCAGTATGGCATATTCCTATGCAAGGGAGATACTTGTATCCTACAATGATGAGCTTATCTACTTGTTCCAACAAAATATGGGTCTCGGTCCAAATCCTGTGTCAGTAGAGCCAGAGTTTTTCGACATGCTTGATCAGCCACAAGAGTACTCAGGTCACAGGAATTTTCGAACTGTTAAGGGAGTCAGTTTCTTTGGACCACATGATGAATATGTTGTGAGTGGATCAGATTGCGGGAATGTATTCATATGGAGGAAGAAGGGAGGTGaattgatgaggatgatgaatgGTGACAAAAGTGTAGTTAACTGCATTGAACCCCACCCGCATTTCCCGTTCATGGCTACTAGTGGGATTGATAAAACTGTTAAGCTTTGGACTCCTGCATCAAAAAAAGTGATGTCACTGCCTAAAAATGCGAAGCAA ATAATAGCCTCCAATGAACGTGGGAGAGAAGTTGATGCTTCTCGGGCAGAAGTGACACTTTCATCTGATGTCATCATGCATGTGTTGAGGTTACATAGGAGACAGTCTGACCTGCATATGGAGAATGAACCAGCTAGTGCAGATTTggccagtgatgatgatgaggctttCTACATTGGATTTGGCGATGCGGAAAGGAACCAAAGGGAAAACTCTGATCCCAGAGAATGCATTGTGACATAG
- the LOC136540848 gene encoding LOB domain-containing protein 1-like, giving the protein MDYGNASTGTTAAPQQYNYCRSVSPPSRVSSCSPPPPPPPAVQVVGSVPPMVVMSPCAACKILRRRCADGCVLAPYFPPTEPAKFTTAHRVFGASNIIKLLQDLPESSRADAVSSMVYEAEARLRDPVYGCAGAVGRLQKQANELKVQLARAQADLLNAQAQHANLLALFCVEMANRRGNHQQQQQHPSSPLTTMDSGGGGSGFGAAYQQTFYDSDLDSATWPDHEAQLWT; this is encoded by the exons ATGGACTACGGCAACGCGAGCACGGGCACTACGGCGGCGCCGCAGCAATATAACTACTGTCGTTCCGTGTCGCCGCCGTCGAGGGTGTCGTCGTGCTccccaccaccgccgcctcctcccgCCGTCCAGGTGGTGGGCAGCGTGCCGCCGATGGTTGTCATGAGCCCGTGCGCGGCGTGCAAGATCCTCCGCCGCCGCTGCGCCGACGGCTGCGTGCTGGCTCCCTACTTCCCGCCGACCGAGCCCGCCAAGTTCACCACGGCGCACCGCGTGTTCGGCGCCAGCAACATCATCAAGCTCCTCCAG GATTTGCCGGAGAGCTCGCGGGCGGACGCGGTGAGCAGCATGGTGTACGAGGCGGAGGCGCGGCTGCGGGACCCGGTGTACGGGTGCGCGGGGGCGGTGGGCCGGCTGCAGAAGCAGGCCAACGAGCTCAAGGTGCAGCTGGCGCGCGCGCAGGCCGACCTGCTCAACGCGCAGGCGCAGCACGCCAACCTGCTGGCCCTCTTCTGCGTCGAGATGGCCAACCGCCGCGGcaaccaccagcagcagcagcagcacccgtCGTCGCCGCTGACGACGATGGACAGCGGTGGCGGCGGAAGTGGATTCGGCGCGGCGTACCAGCAGACGTTTTACGACTCGGACCTGGACTCGGCGACGTGGCCGGATCACGAAGCCCAGCTCTGGACCTAG